A stretch of the Ptychodera flava strain L36383 chromosome 18, AS_Pfla_20210202, whole genome shotgun sequence genome encodes the following:
- the LOC139117584 gene encoding zinc finger protein 862-like, protein MSLLNYFRKNQNDTSGSTHSKFDAQDEENKQAIVPSTSQDDEPSPSKKVKTGRERTFQTSWLQGRESWLRYDKSKRAMFCKICPSGTSAFTGTGCINFRIDSLRKHESSKPHRASVDRKIIESSAVPRPIVTSVMNMDKLQYERLTVLFNTAYYIAKNEKPFSDFAGLLALQEQNRVKVGNSYRNDKQAAYFISFMAEALREDLVKEITESKLYSVLNDSSTDRSTVEEEIVYVRILRDGRPVTKFLSLQPMPRGNAESIINAIDRAFCAELTIEPNQWKQNLVGMASDGASRQEHFDEHDVLLEWTGLKSVVRDITAENPQLRYLDVWQRILRQNLHEYRSILWLVKITLLIPIHTSECERGFSLMGRIKSDWRAALNTETMSHLMRVVLDGPRMGEFDARRPIEMWYEGGQYTRRPNIEPYGPRNVNEDSGHDDH, encoded by the exons ATGAGCCTTCTGaattatttccgaaaaaatcaaaatgatacCAGTGGCAGTACTCATTCGAAATTTGATGCACAAGATGAGGAAAACAAACAAGCTATAGTGCCGTCGACATCACAGGATGATGAGCCATCGCCGTCAAAGAAGGTAAAAACTGGACGTGAGCGAACCTTTCAAACTTCATGGCTTCAAGGCAGGGAATCGTGGCTTCGATATGACAAAAGTAAACGAGCtatgttttgtaaaatatgtccaTCTGGAACGTCGGCCTTTACCGGAACTGGATGCATTAATTTTCGGATCGATTCATTGAGAAAACACGAGTCGAGTAAGCCCCACAGAGCATCAGTGGACAGAAAAATAATCGAAAGTAGCGCCGTCCCACGTCCCATTGTTACATCGGTAATGAATATGGACAAACTGCAGTACGAACGATTGACTGTGCTCTTCAATACTGCATACTATATAGCgaaaaatgaaaagccattcAGTGATTTCGCCGGTTTGTTGGCATTACAAGAACAGAACCGTGTCAAAGTTGGCAATTCATATAGAAATGACAAGCAAGCAGCTTATTTCATCTCTTTCATGGCCGAAGCACTTCGCGAGGATTTAGTGAAGGAAATAACCGAAAGTAAGCTTTACTCTGTGCTCAACGATTCATCTACGGACAGATCGACTGTCGAGGAGGAGATAGTGTACGTACGCATACTTCGCGATGGTCGCCCAGTCACCAAGTTTCTAAGCTTGCAGCCGATGCCACGGGGTAATGCGGAGTCAATAATCAATGCCATAGACAGAGCTTTTTGTGCTGAACTGACCATCGAACCTAATCAATGGAAACAAAACCTAGTCGGAATGGCATCAGATGGCGCTTCT CGACAAGAGCATTTTGACGAACACGATGTCCTGCTTGAGTGGACCGGGTTGAAATCGGTGGTCAGGGATATCACGGCTGAAAATCCCCAACTTCGGTATCTTGACGTATGGCAGAGAATTCTCCGCCAAAATCTGCATGAGTATCGCAGTATTTTATGGCTTGTGAAAATCACCCTGTTGATACCGATCCATACGTCAGAATGCGAGCGAGGCTTTTCGTTGATGGGTCGCATAAAATCTGATTGGAGGGCCGCTCTAAATACGGAAACCATGAGTCATCTGATGAGGGTCGTCCTCGATGGGCCTCGTATGGGCGAGTTTGACGCAAGGCGGCCGATTGAAATGTGGTATGAAGGAGGACAATACACACGTCGTCCTAACATAGAGCCATACGGGCCTAGAAATGTGAATGAAGACTCCGGTCATGACGATCATTAG